GTTTGGGAATGTGTGGGGAGAAGAGAAGTCAGAAGGCCATGCATACAACGTctgtaaagaaaatgttttatttaaagtgTTAAATACCATCACCAGAATGAATTTGAGTTTTCCATTAGTTGGTGTTCATCACAGGACTAATctgccctttttatttttttccaactgGAATTCCCTTCACTTTTAAAACATACTATGTACAGGGCAGCAATGGTCACTGGCATAGTGCTATTTACATGACTAGGTCACAAGTTGAGGTGCAgacatgtgaaaattaaaaaaaaaaaacaacaaaacaccaactttaaaataaatactgcatAATGACAGGTATGTACAAATATTCCATACAGTCATGTCCTTcttattaaaattagaaataatttatataggAATATGCACAAAAGATTATGTGACTGCATTTTAGTATCAGGAAAATGTTAAACGTTTATTCTAAGGGACAGTATAGACGCTATAGGTCTATTAAATCAATTGTTGCTGGTACACAAGTGTCTAAATTATTTCAATAGTTTTATTCGTTTATTTCGCAACTTTACCTGGGTCCATCGCAGGTCTCAGAATGTCAAGACACAGCCTTGGTGTATTGCATATTGCACCACATAAAGAGAAGGCATTTTTAGTGATActcatttttaacttttgcaCCATATCAAGCATGATAGTTTTTAATGGTCAGCACTGAATTTAAAAGGAACACAAAAGAGCAGTTTTTGTGCATGGCATTAACTTAAACAAATGGTATGTATGTAGATTTCAAAAGTTGTTGCAGAAGTTAAAATCAAACCATAAGAACATGTTATCAAGGTGTacagaagaaacagaaactatGGGTGGCTCATTACATTCCTCAGTGACTCTTCCTCTAAATAGGGGAACTTAAGAGAAATTTGACCTTGCAGCACCACCCAATGGTAATAACTGTCTGTAAAACTAAAGGCAGGGGTTTGACTTTAGGGCATTTGTGTGTAGACTTTCGGTGATGGCATCAAAGAATTGTTAATAGGCAGATTGACTTTCTTTGAGTTACCTAAAAATTGGAGCTTTAAAATTATCTGTTGCAAATTTATGTTTGCTATGTttctttagaaatataatttgtgAAAAATTGAGTTTTActacagaaaaatgaattaataaactgCCCTGTATTTCAGGGCTCCAAATTTTTAGCAGTGCTTCTATTCACATAGTAAATGGAAACTGGCTAAAGAAAttgcttttaattaattaaaaacaaaacttaaaaccTTCTAGAAATAATACTTTAACCCCTGTATGAATAATGCTGGtgctaaaaacaaatttattagaCATTACAATGGCCACATGATTTTAGGATTTTCCTGTAAACTGAACTTGgaaggtgaaaataaaattaccatgcACTGTACAATAAATTGCAAAAGTTCAAATATCTTCTTTATCAAACACATGCTGACTTACTTTAATGTACTCCCAAGTCATGTTGCAAAATCCTTTTCAACATGCTTGAAATAAAGAAAGTTCTTAAatagttttttccccccttgagAAATTCAGAAGCATCTACAGCTCTGAATTGAACATGGGGTATAAGAGAGTCAAagacttgtgatttttttttttttttttttagcataatgtTCACTCTAGtagggagaaagaaaattaaaagattaaaagagggagaagaggaaaagtgagagaaaggaagaaagatgtgATAATTTGCACATGTTGAACTTTGTAAGATTTGTATATTTACCATGGAAATAAATTGAATACATTATACTTATTTGTCACAtaaagagaattttaagtattttctagAAAGTATTTTCTTCTGTAATGTCTGCCAAAACACAGACTGtgattaaagaataaacatggtGTGTCTTTGTATCACCCTGCTGcattctctcccttttttaaaaccatgcactagtgaaatttattttttaaaaataatataaattgtcgaaaatggctgatttttttttttttgcaagttgcagccccaagaaaataatttaaatattcagcTAATCTGTCCATGCAAAAAAAAGTTTAATCTCATTGAGTACAGTGGAGccacagaattttgtttttcagagtCCAACACATCTTGGCATTAGTGAATGACATGCCTGCTGGAGCTCCGAGGTCTGCCACTGCCCACGTTATCACTTTGGACCGGCTGCTCCTGTCCCGTCCAGGGGAGGGCTGACATTCTGTCCTAGACCTCGTCTTTGGTCTCTCGCTTTTCACCTGATGCTTCCCAGGACTTCAGTCCTTCACTTATAACATGGCTTAATGGCTGGATAGCTCCATTTCTGTGGCATCACAGGACTTTGGggtcagagaaatgaagaaaaaggaacaataaaaatataaaggtgCCATTGAAAAGGGCTTTTGTTGCATGAAACTGACTGATTCTTTGATATTAATCCATGGCTTCAGATTGGACCAAAACTCGAGTGTTACTGCACTCCAAACCTGAGAGCTCTTCACAGCGCCGCTCCTTCACCTGAGGGCCTCCCTTAGGGCACAATGTGTGCCACTTCCTCTGAACACAGGATCGCTTTGTATCCCCAGGAACAGGCTCAGAAGACACAACATTAAGCATGCAGTGTTACCAGGGTTTGcgacctgtgatttttttttttgtaacgcTGGTTGCTATGACAACAGTTTTACAGCTGCTATGAACGAGAGTAAGAAGGTCCAGTTGAACTTTCCAGAGATGATTGGGAAGCTCTTCTTGTCAGAGGAGCCAAGGTTGGATCTACTAGGGAGGAAGGGGGGAAGAGTTTGAACCAGCCAATCACCATGTTGGATAGCTCCAGTTCATCTAAAAGTATCTGGGCCACTCCCATAAAGGATTTGTGATCCATGCGGCCATAGTCTCCCCAGACAATGATCTGTTGGCAAAATTAAAAGAGCAATGTCAGTATAATCATGTACGTAAAGGCTTGTAAACCAAAATACAATCAATtaatgatagctcagttggccaatgcatgcaggagaccccggtttgattcctgagtcagaaagatcctctggagaagtgacaggctacccactccagtattcttgggcttccttgttgctcagctggtaaagaatctgcatgcaatgcaggggacctggatttgatccctgcattgggaagatcccctggagaaggggaaggctacccactctagtattctggcctggagaattccatagactatatagtcagtccatggggttgcaaagagtcagacacgactgagcaactttcataaaATGTGCTGACATCAAACATCAAGTTATGTAGTTGTTTTTAATTACTGGGATAGTTATCTTTACTGGAATTCAAAGGTATAGTCAGAAAACTCTACAGGAGTGTTAGGATCATAAGCCATCAAGGAAGATGAGAGCTGATGTGTGATGGAGGTTTACAAATCTATAGCTCACTTTAAAGGAAACAGTGTGTATggcttttttttcatattttttcccattatggtttattacaggatattcaACAGTTCCCTGGTGTGTACAGCTCTATAGCACTGGCCACTGCTTGGAAGTTTCCCAAGAATTTCAGCTGGTGAGGAATGGAAGAGAATGTGATACAAAGTTTGACTTCATAAAGACACCTTCTTAGGTAAGGAATATATAATTCAGTAAATACCTGTAAAACCTTTCCTTGGGGACTTTCTTCAAAAGATAATAGTTGCTGGTAAAGGGGTTCCAGCGTTTTTCTTgccacttttgttttctttttggctatGCAGACTCCATTATCTAATAGATACACCTTTACATATGGTGcttggaaaagaaaacaggagagtTAAGAGATGAGCTATGGTTACAGAACACTCAACTTATGGATGACACCTGCCACAGCTTAGTCTTGGGCTGAAAGAGCCAACAGTCAAAAATCACTGGCCTGTCCACATTATGTCAAAATTATTAGATAAACAATAGATATAAATTATTAGATAACAATAGATTAATATCAGTCATTCAGGTAGTTTTAGGCAGTTCACACAGCCTCTGAGTTGATACTATTTTGCCATCAACTCGTTTTatatactgcttttaaaaaagaaatccttctgGTCCCTAACAATATCCAAGAAAGAGGTCTCACTCAGGTTTTTCATGTGCCAATTCATAAATCTAGTTAAACGTGCTCAAAATCATACAGTTTTACCCATTCCCATGGAGCATTTATCACTTGGCTTATTTATTGATGGTGTCGGTACAAGACAAGGGTGAGGTTTGATGTAATATGTTCAAATCAGCTGGAAAGAGACAACTAATTATAAATACCATGGATTGGTATTTTTCTGACAGAGTCTTTATAAAAGCATTTTCATGCATGTACAAATTGCGGTATTCTTTCTAGCAATCAGTTGACTAAACTCTGAGACCTTTTTGAACACAACTGACTGTCTTAATCACCACTGCAAGGTTGTACAATAGGTAACATTGGGTAACAATGTGAACTTTCTAGGTTAGAGAGTCAAAATTACAATTCATTCAGTGGAGGTGCTGAGGTGAGAAACCAAGTTTCAGAATTGTTCTGTACATCAGGTCTGAAGTTGTCTACATCTCTGCACCAGGCATCTGGAATCTTTGGCATTCCCTATGGCTCTAAGCACCTTAGATTATAATATTTTGGTACAAAATGTGACATTGCAATAAAAACTTATAATGGTGCTTCTCTATACACTCCAGGAAGTAAGAGTCTTCTAACTAGAATGTCCTTCATCTATGGGTTTATGCTATTATGGGgacctatatctatctatatttattCTAATTCCAGAACTCTAAGGATTTCTAAGGAGAATTCTGAAGCTCAGATAAACTGAAGAATAACACAAAATACCAGCTAACAAGAACTTCTTAGGTAATTCATTTTGTGCAACATGTACATACGTgtgatagtttttattttgtgggGTTTCTACCACATATGTGCTTATTAGCTAATGACTTCTCCCCACCAGATCACCCTCACTGGGTGCTCGCTCAGGAGAGATGCTAACTACTACAGATAACTGACTCATTTATCAGCACCCTTGACTGTCTAAAGACAAAGTTTTCAGCATCTCTTCAAAAACAATGTCTCTGAATTGAAAAGTGTAGATTCTGAACAGTAACAGAAGAAATCTCATTTGTTCTTACCTGGCAGTGTCTTGGAACCTGGTTTTACAACAAGGCCACGGGCCCGGATTATTTCCACCTCCAGCTGTCCCTTTTTGTCCATCATTCCTACCTGAATGTCACCTAATAGTGAGTGAGGAAGGAACAAACAGGCCTTAACATACAAAAGCAGACAGAAAAATGCTTGTGTCAAAGATCTTGGTTTAACCATGTTGGATCAGTTCCCATGTATTTTcctaaattcaaatatatttaaaaatatatcactgATATCTTACCTTAAAaagcatataaattaaaatggaaaaaactgaagcttatattgtttaaaatttaagACAATCATTTCAGAAAATACTCTTAAAGATCTTATGAAATTGGGGAATGTGATTTTCAATAAGCTAAAAGGAAAACAGTGAATCACATGACAGAAGTTCTTACCCATTGCGGGTGTGGCCAGAGTTTGGCGCCCCACTAGCTGGGCAGGGCCAAGGCCATCCAGAAAATCACTGAATTGGCTATCCGAGGCCAAGCGGACACCAGGGAAGATCAgactaaaagcaaaacaacacagGATTATTTTGTGTTACCCTCAACTCTTGTTTCCATCTAGCCCCCTACCTGTGGCAGGAGAAGTTGGTGTCACTATTTTGTCACTTATATTAATTGGATCCCAAGCGCCCCCTGCACCTCCACggccctccttccttctcctccagcaGCCCTCATCTGGTACTGCATGCACGCTTCTGTCTGTGTGCCTCTCTCTTCCTTGTCTGGAGGGCATGAACTGTGAGTTCTACATATAGCACTCCTACATGCTGAGCACTTATTCCGTGACTGACATGAGCATACTGAATCTCTTAGCTGCTTTATGAGACAGTCTgttatttaatccattttatcaATGAAGAAAGCCTTCAGATTATTGCCATCAATACCCAGACACACTGCTATTTCTTCcaccttaaagaaataaaaaatccctAACACCCATTCCTCTTCAGCTACAATCTCAtttctctgcctggaatttcTTGAAAGCTGTTTCTAtgtgcaacttcactttctttgtttttttctgccaCACTGCACAGGCaggcgggatcttagttcctgacaaGGGAGCAAACTGCactccctgctttggaagctcgatgtcttcaccactgggctgctagggaagtccctatcttcAGCTTCTTTCCTCTCACTCTCTAGTGAAACTCTAGTCAGTTTTTCCCTGCTGTCTTCCaagctttgtttttctctactCCACCAAAATTTCTCTGATCAAGATTACCTAATAACCAGAGTGGTAAATCTTGACTGCTAATACTCCGTATTCATCTAATTGAACGTATTAGTCTCGTTTGATCCAAATGATCCCTCCCTCTAACTTGAAGCAGTGTTTCAAGTAACTGTTCAGAAACACTGCTTCCTGAACCCTCTAGtcttttggttttcctttgtAACTACTTCACTGTTTCCTTTATTAGTTCTACCACTAAATATAGTCACTTGATCCTTTGACGTCTTCCCTGCATGTCCCAATTCCCTTGGCAATCTCATCCCATCTCAAGGTTTTAAACATCGTCCACAGTGACATTACCAAGGCTGACATCTCCAGCTTGGGCTTCTCCCTTGGGTCCCAGACCTGTATTCTAATTGCTCTATTTACCTGCTTGAATGTCTAACAGGCAATCAAAACTCAACTAGTCCCACACTGACTCTCAAcccacaaacaaacagaaaaccaaactCTGTTCTTCTCAGAGGATTCCTATCTTAAATGGCAACTTCATTCTTTCAGTTGCTCAGCCTTGCAGTTGTCTTTCCTTTGGATGGACTGCTAAAGCTGTAATTCCGagtatgactgtatttggaggtaGAAACTTGAAAGGGATAGTTAAGGTTAATGAAGTCTTAACGGTGGGGCCCTAAGCTAATATGATGGTGTCCTTAAAAGAAATGCCAGGGGTACATATGCAGAGGGGAGAGACCATGTGAGGACCTTGTGAAAAGGTGGCCATTTGGGGGCCAAGAAGAGAGGTCTTGGGAGAAGCTAACCTTGCTGACAGCTTGATCTTAGACTTTCATCCTccaaaactatgaaaaaataaatttcttttgtttaagtggtattgtttctttttgttttttatttatttatttattttcaaggcACAGTACATTTTTATTCTGCATTGGTTAATATACAACATATCCCCACTTCCTTTGAGAAACAGTATCATATCTAAAACACACTTTGATGAACACtggatattaaaatattacacaaTCATTCCTCAGAATCCTGAGGGGGGTGGCTGGAAAACTTCTCAGTCAGTATTCTGTGATAATAAAAGTCTCACTACTGAATGCCATCTTCTTGATTCACCAGGCCTAAACTGCAGTAATACATTCACTCAGGTGGAGAGAAGACATCAAGAACAGACCAGACACATTTCCTTTGGTGGTAACCTGATTTCCTTTTCACCTCTGAGGCCTCTCAGTGGAGAACAACCAGGAgaattctgaatttaaaaataaattcagacatttttcttcatgttatctgtgctatattcttattttttatctttaacagTAGCCCTAACAGACTTCCCAGaaagctcagtgggtaaagaatctgcctgcagcggaGGAGtctagagacacaggttcgatccttgggttggaaggTCCTCTGAGAAGAGCacggcaactcactgcagtattgctgcctggagaatcccgtggacagagaggcctggcacgccacagtccatagggctgcaaagagtcggacacgcctgaacgCGGCACACCAAGCCAATGCGCACTCTTTCCCGCACACTCACAGCAAATGCGCCATTGAATCTTCCTGGTTCCCCGTCAAATACATCCAGAATCTGACCTCACTAATGCTACCATTCAGGTCCCAGCCATCATGTTCTCCTTCTGCGTTGCTGCAACAGCATCCTGAACGATCCCCCCGTTGCCACCTTTACTCTCCACTCCCACAGCAACCAGGCTGATCTGTTAAAGCTGAAGCCAGACAATGTCAGGTCTCTGCTCACTATCCTGCGTTGGTTTCTCACCCCAATCTGAGTAAAGCAAAGTCCTTGCAATGATATGTAAAGACAACACCAGCCGTCCACCCCTGCCCACCATATCTTAATTCCTAGTTTTTTATCACTTCTGCCTCACTCCCCAGGGATGCCCTTCCCATTGTCGATGCCAGGCAAGCTCTGGCCTCAGCGCTGCTTCAGCCTGAAATGTCCTTCACATGTCCTACATGCTCACTAATTTCCTTCCGAGTTTTACTCAGATGTACccctttccctgtccttcataaaGCCCTACCCTTAACCTCCACCGGCTCTCCTCCTACCTTTTCTCCTTAGCACGTATACCACCCAGtctattatatattttactaGGTTTTCTTATATATGCACTTAAATACATTTTCTAGTTTATTGTCTATCTTATCTGTTAGACAGTAAGTTTGCTGAgtgtagggttttttttcttctgtgtttacTGCTACATCTCCAGCACTAGAACCATGCCTGCAATACTGTATGTACTTATTAAACTCAATTAATgactaaaagaaatgaatgataaaAGATCTAATAAATAAGTGAATCTTAAAAAATTCCATAACTTGCCCAAATTTGTATAGTACCAAAAACAGATTAGCATTTAAGCCTATATGATTCTAAAGCCTATGTTATACCAGCAACTGAGTTTTGCTCCCTTGTGTGACTTACATCCCCAACTCATATTGAAGCACTTAGAACATTAGAAGGTATGGAAATACCTGTTAAGTGAACTTATGTGTATTAACCCCATTTCTCCAGTATGACCATAAGCATCTGGAGTGCAGGGGTCATAgttcaaacatttaaaatccCTAACAGTATCTAACACAGCACTTTGCAGTGATGAGTGCtcatgtacatttcttttttacttgattctccatctcttttaagaCTTCCTTTATTAATGTCAAATCTGTTTCTTCCCCTGAGCTTAATTCCCAAATATATAATTAATCTGAACATTTTTAATGCTTCCATAAATATCACACATAACCTTATTTATAGATGTATGAAAACCATATACATCTCT
Above is a genomic segment from Odocoileus virginianus isolate 20LAN1187 ecotype Illinois chromosome 15, Ovbor_1.2, whole genome shotgun sequence containing:
- the RIMS2 gene encoding regulating synaptic membrane exocytosis protein 2 isoform X49, whose translation is MGRQGLGGAGAAGRSMQRSQSRSSLSASFEALAGYFPCMNPLEEEETGGKKLRSTVQRSTETGLAVEMRNWMTRQASRESTDGSMNSYSSEGNLIFPGVRLASDSQFSDFLDGLGPAQLVGRQTLATPAMGDIQVGMMDKKGQLEVEIIRARGLVVKPGSKTLPAPYVKVYLLDNGVCIAKKKTKVARKTLEPLYQQLLSFEESPQGKVLQIIVWGDYGRMDHKSFMGVAQILLDELELSNMVIGWFKLFPPSSLVDPTLAPLTRRASQSSLESSTGPSYSRS